From Sporosarcina sp. Marseille-Q4943, the proteins below share one genomic window:
- a CDS encoding BCCT family transporter produces MKNYWGYIRKQVDWPVFLLSGGALVAFVVLSYFKVDAVSKLVSTGFDFSIRYFGAYWQFLMLATFGVGAVLALSKYGKVQLGDRHKPEMGYFKWVAVIITTGLGAGGVFWAAAEPMYYFLEVPPMHKGIVGATTDAIGPALAQSYMSWGFTAWSVYGAISAIILIYAHNHKGMPLKPRTLLYPILGKRVLTSKWGIAADVFCIIGAAAGTIGPIGFLGLQVSYGLHAIFGVSDTFSTQFLIIIGLTAVVLVSTLTGIDKGIQWLSKLNVNMMILIAGFLLVLGPGLFIINSFMSSFGTYISEFMNISTFRGDEEWLGYWMLFFFGWFIGFGPLVALFVARISNGRKIREIFIVVAVLAPVITNFWFTVLGGTGIFYELNNVGSVSGPLKDGGLPSAIIAIAEQMPLGAIMPTVFLVLTTLFVVTTVDSMSYSISMGVTGDGNPPKVIRVFWGTIMAIIAIILIKIGGGGISALQSFVVIAAVPVSILMLPIVWYAPKVAKTLAIEQGIVEENKDPLPAVDSNSFSAVNYKTPE; encoded by the coding sequence ATGAAAAATTATTGGGGGTATATTCGGAAGCAGGTTGACTGGCCTGTATTCCTTTTAAGCGGGGGAGCGCTTGTGGCATTTGTTGTACTGTCCTACTTCAAAGTAGATGCAGTGAGTAAACTTGTGAGCACTGGTTTTGATTTTTCAATTCGATACTTTGGGGCTTATTGGCAGTTTCTTATGTTAGCGACATTCGGTGTGGGGGCGGTGTTGGCACTTTCTAAATATGGAAAGGTTCAGCTTGGAGATCGGCATAAGCCGGAAATGGGTTACTTTAAATGGGTTGCGGTCATTATTACAACAGGTCTTGGAGCTGGTGGAGTGTTTTGGGCCGCAGCTGAGCCAATGTATTACTTTTTAGAAGTACCACCAATGCATAAAGGGATTGTCGGGGCGACGACCGATGCGATTGGTCCCGCTTTGGCTCAGAGTTATATGTCATGGGGGTTCACGGCATGGTCTGTTTATGGTGCGATCAGTGCAATCATCCTTATTTACGCACACAACCACAAAGGAATGCCTTTGAAACCAAGGACATTGTTATATCCAATACTCGGAAAAAGGGTGTTGACTAGTAAGTGGGGGATAGCGGCAGATGTTTTTTGTATTATTGGGGCTGCTGCGGGAACGATTGGTCCGATTGGTTTTTTAGGATTGCAAGTCAGTTATGGTTTACATGCGATTTTCGGAGTATCGGACACATTTAGCACACAATTTCTTATCATAATTGGTTTGACAGCTGTTGTATTAGTTTCGACGTTAACAGGGATTGATAAAGGGATTCAGTGGTTAAGTAAATTGAATGTGAATATGATGATTCTCATCGCAGGATTTCTTTTAGTGCTCGGTCCAGGTCTGTTTATTATTAACTCATTCATGTCGTCTTTTGGGACATATATAAGTGAATTTATGAATATCAGTACGTTCCGTGGGGATGAGGAATGGTTAGGGTATTGGATGCTGTTTTTCTTTGGTTGGTTTATTGGCTTCGGTCCTTTGGTTGCTCTCTTCGTGGCGAGGATTTCCAATGGCCGCAAGATTAGGGAGATATTCATTGTTGTAGCTGTGTTAGCACCCGTGATCACTAATTTTTGGTTTACTGTTTTAGGTGGGACGGGCATTTTTTACGAATTGAATAACGTAGGATCGGTTAGTGGTCCGCTGAAGGACGGGGGCCTACCGAGTGCGATCATCGCGATTGCAGAACAGATGCCGCTAGGTGCGATTATGCCGACTGTCTTTCTTGTTCTAACAACACTATTCGTTGTCACAACTGTCGATTCCATGTCTTATTCAATATCAATGGGTGTGACAGGGGATGGGAACCCCCCAAAAGTAATTCGTGTATTTTGGGGAACGATCATGGCTATTATTGCAATAATTTTAATTAAAATTGGAGGCGGAGGAATAAGTGCATTGCAATCATTCGTGGTCATTGCAGCGGTTCCAGTGTCCATATTAATGCTCCCGATAGTATGGTACGCGCCAAAAGTTGCAAAAACGTTAGCGATAGAGCAGGGGATTGTTGAAGAAAATAAAGATCCATTACCAGCTGTGGATTCCAATTCTTTTTCCGCAGTCAACTATAAAACTCCAGAATGA
- a CDS encoding S-layer homology domain-containing protein codes for MKKKLVTAFLALVMTFSFPLTGTAEGKQQFSDVPPTKHFAEAVNELAERNIIGGYPDGTFKPGNPITRGQAAALIVKLIGLDTEKVKDPGFKDVTPANGYYKAIAALAEKEIIGGYADGRYGPNDPITRGQMASILVKAFDLPRYDIPEYESPFKDVKPFVSHTPNILIIHRLGITAGTSPTTFSPNASITRGQAAKLMKATEEAKPQMKTLHGSDFGWKKIAWFNDSEKNPGVFKAALARGRDTPAGYTGDRLQLVPLKEGTGTLSFGEGSVYFPNEVKHKKYYVHVKKTDGVWELTMEETDELFPTAAALEMTLEQTKQVERVALSTMEGEELTDDAPFNYCKTGVRDNICIDIDKPGLYIATVRYKGGEEIRYGIEAQQKTAHFYYEIGTLQERTTHSVDLSNDEYYSVKPGHKIGAFNIPESSEQIAVVMREKGTNIFRAEAKKAGTFEVIFPDDRVHVYPDSAVYFEGVKIEVRQLGTILRVTVWPYLHDYWI; via the coding sequence ATGAAGAAAAAACTAGTTACGGCATTTTTAGCATTGGTAATGACGTTCAGTTTTCCGCTGACCGGAACCGCGGAAGGCAAACAGCAATTCTCTGACGTGCCTCCTACGAAGCATTTTGCAGAAGCGGTGAATGAACTCGCTGAACGCAATATCATCGGCGGGTATCCGGATGGCACGTTCAAGCCGGGGAATCCGATTACTCGGGGGCAGGCAGCGGCCCTCATCGTGAAGTTGATCGGGTTAGATACAGAGAAAGTGAAGGATCCAGGTTTTAAGGATGTGACGCCTGCAAACGGCTATTACAAGGCGATTGCTGCGTTGGCGGAGAAGGAAATTATCGGAGGCTACGCGGACGGCCGTTACGGTCCGAATGATCCAATCACGCGGGGGCAGATGGCGTCGATTCTCGTGAAAGCATTCGATTTGCCGCGCTATGACATCCCGGAATACGAAAGTCCGTTCAAAGATGTGAAACCGTTCGTTTCGCACACGCCGAACATTTTGATTATCCATCGTCTCGGCATCACGGCGGGAACGTCTCCGACAACCTTCAGCCCGAATGCCTCCATCACGAGGGGCCAGGCGGCAAAACTGATGAAAGCAACCGAAGAAGCGAAGCCGCAGATGAAGACGCTCCATGGAAGCGACTTCGGCTGGAAAAAGATCGCGTGGTTCAACGACAGTGAAAAAAATCCGGGCGTCTTCAAGGCGGCATTGGCGAGGGGCAGGGACACGCCGGCAGGCTACACGGGCGACCGTCTACAACTCGTCCCGTTGAAGGAAGGAACCGGCACGCTCAGCTTTGGGGAGGGGAGCGTCTATTTTCCGAATGAAGTGAAACACAAAAAATATTATGTGCATGTTAAGAAAACGGATGGCGTATGGGAGTTGACAATGGAAGAGACGGACGAACTGTTCCCGACAGCCGCTGCGCTTGAAATGACGCTTGAGCAGACGAAGCAGGTGGAGCGGGTTGCCCTGTCGACGATGGAAGGGGAGGAGCTGACGGATGACGCACCGTTCAACTACTGTAAAACAGGCGTGCGCGACAATATTTGTATCGATATTGACAAGCCGGGCCTATACATTGCCACAGTCCGCTACAAGGGCGGCGAGGAAATTCGATACGGCATAGAGGCTCAGCAAAAAACAGCCCACTTCTATTACGAAATCGGAACGCTGCAGGAGAGAACGACGCATTCGGTTGACCTAAGTAATGATGAATACTACTCCGTAAAGCCCGGGCACAAAATCGGTGCGTTTAACATCCCGGAAAGTTCCGAGCAGATCGCTGTTGTCATGAGGGAGAAAGGCACCAACATTTTTCGTGCGGAAGCAAAGAAAGCCGGCACATTTGAAGTGATATTCCCAGATGACCGCGTTCACGTCTACCCTGACAGCGCTGTCTACTTTGAAGGCGTCAAAATCGAAGTTCGGCAGCTGGGAACGATTTTACGCGTAACGGTATGGCCATATCTGCATGATTACTGGATATGA
- a CDS encoding amidohydrolase translates to MLEKMFTRLDEVYPELVEFRRDLHMYPELSHTEVNTPRKVAEFLDSLGIDVKTGVGGRGVVGTLKGDKPGKTVALRADFDALPIQEENNLDYKSRIPGVMHACGHDLHTAALLGVAKVLSENKDKLAGSVVFIHQFAEEVIPGGAKPMIEDGCLDGVDVIYGAHVSSMDPLGVIGFKEGEAMAAGDTFEIEIYGKGGHAATPHLTVDPLIAGAQVLLNIQQIVSRQVNPVKPAVVTVATFEGGDSFNVIPDSARIRGTVRTFDEDVRDKIEASLEKVVVSTCEAVGAKAEFRYVRGYPAVINDPAETNRVERVARDLFDHELIKHIPAQMGMEDFAYYLKEVPGTFFWVGGALENDVYPHHHPKFNVDERAMISIGRLFIASVFDYLTE, encoded by the coding sequence ATGCTAGAAAAAATGTTCACTAGGTTGGATGAAGTTTATCCTGAACTAGTAGAGTTCAGAAGGGACCTTCATATGTATCCGGAGCTCTCACACACAGAAGTCAACACACCTAGGAAGGTCGCGGAGTTTTTAGACTCTCTCGGAATCGATGTGAAGACAGGTGTTGGGGGCCGTGGTGTCGTTGGGACGTTAAAAGGAGACAAGCCTGGAAAAACGGTGGCGCTACGAGCGGATTTTGATGCGCTTCCAATCCAAGAAGAGAATAATCTTGACTATAAATCTCGAATTCCGGGTGTCATGCATGCTTGCGGCCATGATTTACATACCGCTGCCTTACTTGGCGTTGCTAAAGTTCTTAGTGAAAACAAAGACAAACTCGCTGGTTCAGTCGTCTTTATTCATCAGTTCGCCGAGGAAGTGATTCCCGGGGGAGCAAAGCCAATGATTGAAGACGGTTGTCTTGATGGGGTGGATGTCATCTATGGTGCACACGTCAGTTCAATGGATCCTCTCGGTGTTATCGGTTTTAAAGAAGGGGAAGCAATGGCGGCGGGGGACACGTTTGAAATTGAAATTTACGGCAAAGGTGGCCATGCAGCTACGCCTCACTTAACCGTGGATCCGCTTATTGCCGGTGCACAAGTTCTCTTAAATATACAACAGATTGTCAGTCGACAAGTAAATCCCGTCAAACCGGCTGTCGTGACAGTGGCAACATTTGAAGGCGGTGACAGTTTTAACGTCATCCCGGATTCGGCACGGATCAGAGGAACTGTCCGCACGTTTGATGAAGATGTTCGTGACAAGATTGAAGCATCCCTTGAAAAGGTTGTCGTGTCAACTTGTGAAGCTGTTGGTGCAAAAGCCGAGTTTAGATATGTTCGTGGTTACCCTGCTGTCATCAATGACCCTGCAGAAACAAACCGCGTTGAAAGAGTTGCGCGAGACCTGTTTGATCATGAATTAATTAAACATATTCCAGCTCAAATGGGGATGGAAGACTTCGCCTACTATTTAAAGGAAGTGCCCGGAACATTTTTTTGGGTGGGAGGTGCGCTGGAAAACGATGTCTATCCTCATCACCATCCTAAGTTTAATGTTGACGAAAGAGCAATGATCTCAATCGGAAGGCTTTTCATCGCATCTGTATTTGATTATCTGACGGAATAA
- a CDS encoding CoA pyrophosphatase codes for MNQKKWREQLRNNKELFIGEATAFRSAVLIPLVEVEGEWCVLFEVRSSTMRSQPGDICFPGGRIDPTDESPLFAALRETHEELGVNPNTVEVLGQLSPYIASPSFVVYPFAGVVDYKEIIRSYNKNEVEDVFTVPLQYLLEHEPYMHPVMVNLSPDSNFPYDKIRNGVNYQWRGRTMEEWFFEYGPYTIWGLTARNLKHFIDVIRK; via the coding sequence ATGAATCAGAAAAAATGGAGAGAACAGTTGCGAAACAATAAAGAGTTATTTATTGGCGAAGCGACTGCTTTCCGTTCGGCTGTTTTAATTCCACTTGTTGAGGTGGAAGGGGAATGGTGTGTGCTGTTCGAAGTCCGTTCGTCGACGATGAGGAGCCAGCCTGGAGATATTTGCTTTCCTGGTGGCCGAATAGATCCTACCGATGAATCGCCTCTTTTCGCGGCTTTGCGGGAAACGCATGAAGAGCTTGGGGTGAATCCTAATACTGTAGAAGTGCTAGGCCAGCTAAGTCCGTATATTGCGTCACCGTCATTTGTTGTCTATCCGTTTGCTGGAGTTGTAGACTATAAGGAAATCATTCGGTCTTATAATAAAAATGAGGTTGAAGATGTGTTCACCGTGCCGCTTCAATATCTTCTTGAGCACGAACCGTATATGCACCCCGTTATGGTGAATCTCTCGCCTGATTCCAATTTTCCATACGACAAAATCCGGAATGGAGTGAACTATCAATGGAGGGGGCGTACGATGGAAGAATGGTTCTTCGAGTACGGACCTTACACGATTTGGGGACTGACGGCGAGAAATTTGAAGCATTTTATTGATGTTATCCGGAAATAA
- the gltS gene encoding sodium/glutamate symporter: MIELNQITTLFLAAALYLLGTALVNRIGILDRFLIPAPVVGGLLFAIVALILKSSGIVEVSLDTSLQSLFMVAFFTTVGLGASFKLIKLGGKLLIIYLLLCGVTVFMQNVIGVSLAKVFNIDPLLGVMSGAVSMSGGHGGAAAYGTTIEGLGVASAVTIGMAAATLGLICGSLSGGPIARHLIGKYDLKPKEGTVAEYVEEDEKPIGQHSFMIQVTLITLAMACGIILGDLFTEATGFVLPGYIGAMFFAVLIRNIMDRFLPGTINMKEINLIGDVSLAIFLSMALMSIKLWELAGLALPLVGIILVQVVFIVAFSVFIMFRALGKDYDAAVMISGFLGHGLGATPNAMANMGATVSKFGPSRTAFLVVPIVGAFLMDVVFSAPIIITTINLLAPK, translated from the coding sequence ATGATTGAACTTAACCAGATCACAACATTGTTTCTAGCTGCAGCACTGTACTTGCTCGGCACGGCGCTTGTCAACCGGATCGGCATCCTTGACCGGTTCCTCATTCCTGCTCCGGTCGTCGGCGGTCTGCTGTTCGCGATAGTCGCACTCATCTTGAAATCGTCCGGCATTGTGGAAGTCTCATTAGATACATCCTTGCAATCCTTGTTCATGGTCGCCTTTTTCACGACAGTTGGACTCGGTGCAAGTTTTAAACTGATCAAGCTTGGCGGCAAGCTCTTGATCATCTATTTGCTGCTGTGCGGCGTAACCGTTTTCATGCAGAACGTAATTGGCGTTTCCCTTGCGAAAGTTTTCAATATCGATCCGTTGCTTGGCGTCATGAGCGGCGCCGTGTCGATGAGCGGCGGACACGGTGGAGCGGCTGCATACGGGACGACGATCGAAGGTCTCGGCGTCGCATCCGCCGTGACGATAGGAATGGCCGCAGCGACACTCGGATTGATCTGCGGAAGCCTGTCCGGTGGTCCGATCGCCCGGCACCTAATTGGCAAGTATGACTTGAAGCCGAAAGAAGGCACAGTTGCAGAGTATGTGGAAGAGGATGAAAAGCCGATCGGCCAACATTCGTTCATGATTCAAGTGACGCTGATCACGTTAGCGATGGCATGCGGGATAATCCTTGGCGACTTGTTCACCGAAGCGACCGGCTTCGTCTTGCCCGGCTACATAGGCGCGATGTTCTTTGCGGTGCTCATCCGCAACATCATGGACCGTTTCTTGCCGGGAACTATCAACATGAAGGAAATCAATCTAATCGGAGACGTGTCGCTCGCCATTTTCCTATCCATGGCACTCATGAGCATCAAACTATGGGAACTTGCAGGACTTGCGCTTCCACTCGTGGGAATTATCCTCGTTCAAGTGGTCTTCATTGTCGCATTCTCCGTGTTCATCATGTTCCGCGCACTCGGCAAGGATTATGATGCAGCGGTCATGATTTCCGGTTTCCTCGGCCACGGACTCGGTGCTACGCCAAATGCGATGGCCAATATGGGTGCCACTGTGAGTAAGTTCGGCCCTTCACGCACCGCGTTCCTCGTCGTCCCGATCGTCGGCGCGTTTCTGATGGACGTCGTCTTCAGCGCACCGATCATCATCACAACCATTAACCTGTTGGCACCGAAATAA
- a CDS encoding M20 family metallo-hydrolase, translating into MVNRSLEKLTINQKRLQEYIDQLAEIGKFGETGVCRLALSKEYKEGVELVKRWMEEASLQTRVDNFGNLIGRLEGENPDAPILMLGSHIDSQPSGGRFDGPIGVLGGLEVVQTMQEQNIQPEMPIEIMAFCDEEGFRFNKGLFGSRGITGQLEEGELDRPDKDGITRREALLEFGTNPDELTASEYPKGLIDTYLELHIEQGPVLEEANAPVGIVTGISGPLWLTVELTGSAGHAGTVPMKLRKDALVGAAAIISGLKDIVRQDQTAPTVGTVGNLTIYPNARAIVPERVIFTIDLRDINLDRRNRYEAQLRDLIGQTAQENGLQFTIYEDTNIFPEPCSEDILDVMREESKAMGLGVVPELTSGAFHDALSMARDCKIAMIFVRSKDGISHDPAEFSTYEDIAVGTELLYRTAVKIATA; encoded by the coding sequence GTGGTAAACAGGAGTCTGGAAAAATTAACGATCAACCAAAAACGATTGCAAGAATATATTGATCAGCTCGCTGAAATCGGCAAGTTTGGTGAAACTGGCGTATGCCGATTAGCTTTGTCAAAGGAATATAAAGAAGGAGTCGAACTTGTGAAGCGGTGGATGGAAGAAGCCAGTTTACAAACGAGAGTCGATAACTTCGGGAATTTAATTGGACGACTGGAAGGGGAAAATCCAGATGCACCTATTTTGATGCTCGGCTCACATATTGACTCCCAGCCATCCGGTGGACGATTTGACGGTCCAATTGGTGTGCTTGGCGGATTGGAAGTTGTCCAAACGATGCAAGAACAAAATATTCAGCCTGAAATGCCAATCGAAATTATGGCGTTTTGCGATGAAGAAGGCTTCCGGTTTAACAAAGGATTATTCGGATCCAGGGGGATTACCGGCCAATTAGAGGAAGGGGAACTTGACCGTCCGGATAAGGATGGGATCACAAGGCGAGAAGCGTTACTAGAATTTGGGACTAACCCTGACGAGCTCACTGCTTCAGAATATCCAAAAGGATTGATTGATACGTATCTTGAATTGCATATTGAACAAGGACCTGTGTTGGAGGAAGCAAATGCTCCTGTCGGAATCGTTACAGGGATTTCCGGGCCGCTCTGGCTAACCGTGGAACTGACTGGGTCTGCGGGCCATGCCGGTACCGTTCCGATGAAGTTGCGAAAAGACGCATTAGTGGGTGCCGCTGCAATCATTTCCGGATTGAAAGACATCGTAAGACAAGATCAAACTGCCCCGACTGTCGGCACAGTTGGGAACTTAACAATCTACCCAAATGCGAGAGCAATTGTCCCGGAAAGGGTTATTTTTACGATCGACTTACGAGATATTAACTTGGACAGACGCAATCGATATGAAGCGCAATTACGTGATTTAATTGGACAAACCGCCCAAGAAAATGGTCTGCAGTTTACGATTTACGAAGATACGAATATCTTTCCAGAGCCTTGCAGTGAGGATATTTTAGACGTCATGCGTGAAGAGAGTAAAGCGATGGGGCTCGGAGTCGTTCCGGAACTTACGAGCGGGGCGTTCCACGATGCACTCTCCATGGCGCGAGATTGTAAAATTGCCATGATTTTCGTGCGATCTAAAGACGGTATCAGTCATGATCCTGCGGAATTTTCGACTTATGAAGATATTGCTGTCGGCACTGAGTTATTGTATAGAACAGCTGTCAAAATAGCGACTGCATAA
- a CDS encoding DUF5058 family protein: protein MPENVMSFANGTVVWIVAFFVMGVVIFQALKFMSIAKKAAPDAGLTPAEVSRAIRTGFISSLGPSFGIAIVIVSLIALLGPPITMMRIGIIGSAATETAAAHIGAKAFGVELGGAGFNEKAFATVVWTMCLGGMGWLLVTFLFTKSLGKAEKAIRRKNPKAVASISLAAMLGAFGYLASEQMLKGLGFFFAGIASLGIMIVCMSIADKKNISWLREWSLGISMVCGMIVGTMVIALT, encoded by the coding sequence ATGCCGGAAAATGTAATGAGTTTTGCTAACGGTACTGTCGTGTGGATCGTTGCTTTTTTCGTAATGGGTGTCGTCATTTTTCAAGCTTTAAAATTCATGAGCATTGCTAAAAAAGCCGCCCCTGATGCAGGATTAACACCTGCGGAAGTGTCAAGGGCGATCAGGACAGGCTTTATTAGCTCACTAGGACCTTCATTCGGGATTGCCATTGTTATCGTTTCGTTAATCGCACTCCTTGGTCCACCGATCACAATGATGCGAATCGGAATTATCGGCTCGGCCGCAACAGAAACTGCGGCAGCTCATATTGGTGCAAAAGCTTTCGGCGTTGAGCTAGGGGGCGCTGGATTTAATGAAAAAGCGTTTGCTACAGTCGTTTGGACGATGTGTTTAGGTGGAATGGGCTGGCTCCTCGTCACATTCCTTTTCACAAAATCTCTTGGAAAAGCAGAGAAGGCAATCCGCAGGAAAAACCCTAAAGCGGTTGCAAGTATTTCATTGGCAGCCATGCTTGGTGCATTCGGATATTTAGCAAGCGAGCAAATGCTCAAAGGGTTGGGCTTTTTCTTCGCAGGAATCGCTTCACTCGGAATCATGATTGTCTGCATGTCAATTGCCGATAAGAAAAATATAAGTTGGCTACGCGAATGGTCACTTGGGATTTCAATGGTTTGTGGAATGATTGTCGGAACGATGGTTATTGCTCTTACCTAA
- a CDS encoding small-conductance mechanosensitive channel, whose protein sequence is MSMSQEVVRAASKAKAKSASSSMTRFHEQSHFWGRLTILLVMLASVGLPMYLSFVLGAHPGWGAIFAGLLGYAAFIGVLWIVEPVTYFPILGIGGTYIAFLSGNIANLCVPCSSAAQKAVGAELGTQKAEIAGVLGIALASLTNTIVIILTVLGGTFIVNLIPESIQASFVFVLPAIFGAVLGQFAFSKPKYGVMAVLIGIGVFFSPIPSLLKIASCVAISIAIIYNVEKAKDKKANA, encoded by the coding sequence ATGAGCATGAGTCAAGAGGTTGTCCGTGCAGCTTCCAAAGCAAAAGCTAAGTCTGCTAGTAGTTCAATGACGAGGTTTCATGAACAGTCCCACTTCTGGGGGCGCTTAACGATTTTATTAGTCATGCTTGCTTCAGTCGGATTACCGATGTACTTGTCTTTCGTACTCGGTGCCCATCCGGGATGGGGAGCAATTTTTGCCGGACTGCTAGGGTATGCAGCGTTTATTGGAGTGTTATGGATTGTTGAACCTGTCACATACTTCCCGATTCTCGGAATTGGCGGAACGTATATCGCCTTTTTGTCCGGAAATATTGCGAATCTATGCGTCCCTTGTTCATCGGCTGCCCAAAAAGCTGTCGGAGCAGAACTTGGAACGCAAAAAGCCGAAATAGCTGGAGTACTCGGTATTGCCCTCGCTTCTTTAACGAATACGATCGTCATCATTTTGACTGTTTTGGGCGGAACATTTATCGTCAACCTAATCCCCGAATCAATCCAAGCATCATTTGTATTCGTCCTTCCTGCTATTTTTGGTGCAGTGCTAGGGCAATTTGCCTTTAGCAAGCCAAAATACGGTGTCATGGCGGTACTCATCGGAATAGGGGTCTTTTTCTCACCAATCCCATCCTTACTAAAAATTGCTTCTTGTGTTGCGATTTCAATCGCTATCATTTATAACGTGGAAAAAGCGAAAGATAAGAAAGCGAACGCTTAA
- a CDS encoding DUF4352 domain-containing protein — translation MKRLLVLTGAMLLSLSLMAACNSDSGKQGDEDSIEKSNDNQKNNPIDADQSSGGFKDQTDLKIGDSGETESTIGKYKITVNSVKKVDEIDGKTPSLDYYFIAEMTVENIGDEPYDVLDIIDNLNFTKSLDSGGAGDFSKLHESVNHFEGTINPGESVTGEAVFQGQDSEVYYLKTIDGLIASGAVKNQTIWSFDSRETE, via the coding sequence ATGAAACGATTACTAGTATTAACAGGGGCAATGTTGTTAAGTTTGAGCCTTATGGCTGCTTGCAATTCGGATTCAGGTAAACAAGGGGACGAAGACTCTATCGAAAAAAGTAATGATAATCAAAAAAACAATCCTATTGATGCTGATCAATCTAGTGGAGGTTTCAAAGACCAGACCGACCTTAAGATTGGAGATTCGGGAGAAACAGAGAGCACAATTGGAAAATACAAAATTACAGTCAATTCGGTGAAAAAAGTCGATGAAATCGATGGGAAAACCCCTAGTCTTGACTATTATTTTATTGCTGAAATGACTGTAGAAAATATTGGCGATGAACCATATGATGTCTTGGATATCATAGATAATTTAAACTTTACGAAGAGCCTGGATTCAGGTGGAGCAGGAGATTTCTCCAAATTGCATGAAAGCGTAAATCATTTTGAAGGAACTATAAATCCAGGTGAAAGTGTAACTGGAGAAGCTGTTTTTCAAGGACAAGATTCTGAAGTTTATTATCTTAAAACGATAGATGGATTAATCGCTTCCGGAGCTGTTAAAAACCAAACAATTTGGTCATTTGATAGTAGAGAAACGGAGTAA